In Nicotiana tabacum cultivar K326 chromosome 19, ASM71507v2, whole genome shotgun sequence, one DNA window encodes the following:
- the LOC107788128 gene encoding G-type lectin S-receptor-like serine/threonine-protein kinase LECRK3 — protein MGNHLLHLLGFLLLFLTAPLVASAQATNSSSNRNITLGSSIVASVNSLAWQSPSGDFAFGFHQIEGQKLYLLAIWFDKIPNKTLVWYANGDKLAPEGSKLELKTDGELILENPDGKVLWRPSLIRDIGVSYASLLDTGNFILASSDSSLVWQSFDHPCDTILPTQIIDTKKSLSSRTAENNFSRGHFELRLIPDGNLVLNTFALPTGNAYEAYFWSHTVDTKYPNVTGNRLIFNESGYLYIIMTSSRIVNITSGNIVPARNYYYRVILEYDGVLTQYAHPRVPKNGKWEGSWFTVWSKPDDICSAIQGQFGLGTCGFNSYCMLNSNGRPNCKCLPGFNFSDPSNEFKGCERDPIQRCNLDDTNPEDLYDMYPLDNIFWPNSANYEIMDSLNQDECQKSCLYDCNCVVAVEKKGTCYKKKMPVSNGRREEVDGKGFVKVLISSIPSGDFPYSPSERGNGKKDKSAFSILGSVLLGTSAFFNFAFLAFTAEDHDVLVHQASPRQI, from the coding sequence ATGGGAAACCATCTTCTGCACCTTcttggttttcttcttcttttcctaaCAGCACCATTGGTTGCATCTGCGCAGGCTACTAATTCTAGTAGTAATAGAAACATCACTCTTGGGTCGTCCATTGTTGCATCAGTTAATTCTCTAGCATGGCAATCACCTTCTGGTGACTTTGCCTTTGGCTTTCATCAAATAGAAGGTCAAAAACTGTACTTGCTTGCTATCTGGTTCGACAAAATACCAAACAAAACATTGGTTTGGTATGCAAATGGAGATAAGCTAGCCCCAGAAGGATCTAAACTTGAGCTTAAAACAGATGGTGAACTCATTCTTGAGAATCCAGATGGTAAAGTCCTCTGGAGACCAAGTCTTATTAGAGACATAGGCGTTTCTTATGCTTCGTTGTTGGATACAGGGAATTTCATCCTTGCTAGCAGCGATTCTAGTCTTGTGTGGCAAAGTTTTGACCACCCTTGTGATACAATCTTGCCTACACAAATAATTGACACTAAAAAGTCACTGTCTTCTAGGACAGCAGAGAATAACTTCTCGAGGGGGCACTTTGAGCTTCGTTTGATACCCGATGGCAATCTTGTGCTCAACACCTTTGCACTGCCAACAGGAAATGCATACGAGGCATACTTTTGGAGCCACACGGTTGATACAAAATATCCTAATGTGACGGGAAACAGGCTAATCTTTAATGAGTCTGGTTACCTTTATATTATTATGACCAGCAGTAGGATTGTGAATATAACTTCTGGAAATATTGTTCCAGCAAGAAACTACTATTACAGGGTTATTCTTGAATATGATGGTGTGTTAACTCAATATGCTCATCCCAGGGTGCCAAAAAACGGAAAGTGGGAGGGGAGCTGGTTCACAGTTTGGTCTAAACCAGATGATATCTGCTCAGCCATTCAGGGTCAATTTGGTCTAGGAACTTGTGGTTTCAATAGCTATTGCATGCTTAACTCAAATGGAAGGCCAAATTGTAAGTGTCTTCCCGGATTTAACTTTTCTGATCCAAGCAATGAGTTCAAGGGTTGTGAACGCGATCCAATCCAAAGATGCAATTTGGATGATACTAATCCGGAAGATCTGTATGATATGTATCCTTTAGATAACATATTTTGGCCTAATTCTGCAAACTATGAGATAATGGACTCCCTTAATCAAGATGAATGCCAGAAGTCTTGTTTGTATGACTGTAATTGTGTGGTTGCAGTAGAAAAAAAGGGAACCTGTTATAAAAAGAAGATGCCAGTTTCTAATGGAAGGAGGGAAGAGGTTGACGGCAAGGgttttgttaaagtgttgataTCTAGTATCCCCTCCGGTGATTTCCCATATTCACCATCAGAAAggggaaatgggaagaaagatAAGTCAGCATTTTCcatcttgggatcagttctcctTGGCACCTCTGCCTTTTTCAACTTTGCTTTTTTGGCATTTACTGCAGAAGACCACGATGTGTTGGTTCATCAAGCATCCCCGAGACAAATTTGA
- the LOC107788129 gene encoding G-type lectin S-receptor-like serine/threonine-protein kinase LECRK2 has translation MSHGSLADFLFSQSRQQWNKRIRIAYGVARGISYLHEECSTQIIHCDIKPQNILLDDSFEARISDFGLAKLLMKDQTRTLTGIRGTRGYVAPEWFRNTAVTAKVDVYSYGIVLLETICCRKCMDIAMENEEEILLIEWVYDCIHSRTLHKLVKDDEEALSDMKQLEKLVKVAIWCIQEDPNVRPSMRRVVHMLEGVVEIPMPPFPN, from the coding sequence ATGAGCCATGGCTCCTTGGCAGACTTCCTTTTCAGTCAGTCAAGGCAACAATGGAACAAAAGAATCAGAATTGCATATGGGGTTGCAAGAGGAATCTCGTATTTGCACGAGGAGTGCAGCACACAGATCATCCATTGCGATATAAAGCCTCAAAACATCCTGCTGGATGATTCATTTGAAGCAAGGATCTCTGATTTCGGATTGGCAAAACTTTTGATGAAGGATCAAACTCGGACACTAACGGGGATTAGAGGGACCAGAGGCTATGTTGCACCAGAATGGTTCAGGAACACAGCTGTGACTGCCAAAGTGGATGTTTATAGCTATGGCATCGTTTTGCTAGAAACCATTTGTTGCAGGAAGTGTATGGACATCGCTATGGAGAATGAAGAGGAAATACTACTGATCGAGTGGGTCTATGATTGTATCCACTCAAGAACGCTACATAAGCTAGTAAAAGACGATGAAGAGGCACTAAGCGACATGAAGCAGCTGGAGAAGCTTGTAAAAGTGGCGATTTGGTGCATTCAAGAGGATCCAAATGTCAGGCCCTCCATGAGAAGGGTAGTACATATGTTGGAAGGGGTTGTTGAAATCCCAATGCCTCCATTTCCTAATTGA